The genomic DNA TGAATGGAGggaagccaaaaaggaagccttCCGTCAATAGCAAGCCTTTGGTAGGCCCTAATTCTAAGCCCTTGATGCAATGGACGGCTGGTTGAATGCTAAACAAGTAGTATGCGTTCTTTTAAATTAACGAAGCTACAGAGTAGCATATAAAGCTGCTAGCTTACCATGATCATTTCACCCAGTCCAGCCCTTCAGCCTGAGCCTTTGATTTCGCTAGTTTCCATGCAGGAGGATTCTCGTCGATAAAATTGTGTAATTCTCGAATAGCTAGATCAGCAACGTGTTCTGTGTCCATGTCTTCCGTCACTTTGATACGGATATCAGCCTGACTGTACTTATCCTCTCGCTCTGCCAGTAAGTCTTTCAGCTTTTGTAAGGGGTTGTCGGTCTGTAACAATGGTCGGTCTGTTCCTTCAATTCGTCTCATGATAACCTCGGGCTCACAATCCAGCCAAACCACGAGACCAGTTTGAAGTTTTGACCAATTTTCCAATTTGATGACGATTCCGCCGCCAGTGCTTATGATACAACGGACGTATGGGTGTACCGAGTCCAAAACTTGCGCTTCCACCGTTCGAAAGCCTTCTTCACCTTCTGCTTTGAATATTTCAGGTATCGTCATTCCTGTTGCTCTTTCGATTATTTCGTCAGTATCGAGAAAATTGTACGTCCCCATTCCTTTAGAAAAAAATCGGTGAGTGCCGTAACGCCATGTTCTATCCATATTTCTTTCTACTCACTCCTGGCAAGGATGTCGCCAACCGCCGATTTCCCAGATCCCATGATTCCGACGAAATAGACGTTGGAACCATTTAATCGAGGTCCAAGTAGGCGACCGGCGGACGATTTAATTTTTTCGTCACTACCAACGAGTACCTCACTCTTGAAAGGGTTCTCAACCCCTTGGTCGAAAGCTTCGCTGGGATCCTCCCATTCGAAACCGCCGGCGCTCAGCACAAAGGCGGGTGCCCTCCCAAGGGTTAAGGGTGCGAACGCCGAAACATGGGTATAAAAGCAAGCGCTAGTACATGCGAGAGCGATCAAGAAAGATTGTATAGTCAGCATGTTTATCGATTTGAACGCAACGGCAGAGGAAGGCGTTGCTGCCTATCTTCCTGTTCGTTTCTGTATGAGAGCAAGGATGTATGTTTGTGTTTGGGCTCGTGAACAAAAAAAGTGTGTAGGTTTTTTGTAAGAGTGGCAATTAACAGGGCACCAGGAATCCTCTTTTAGCCTAAAAAAGGGTAGCATTTGATGTACAGTTTTTGCgtacattaactgtaagttaaTTACCGATACTGAAGTGCTCTAAAGGTTGTCCTGTGCAAAGGATATCACATGTATTCATTCTACCTACCCACAACTCTTCCTATTCTAAATCTGCCACAGGCTAAGGGCGATAGTCCGCGGGCATTTCACCGCAATCTTCAATGGTAACCTCCGTGACTGGCTTATCGCTGGCTCCAGTTGGAGTGTTTTCGATCTTCTGGATGACTTCCATGCCCTCGACAACGTGTCCAAAAACGACATGCTTATTGTCGAGGTGGGGAGTCTCCTTACACGTGATAAAGAACTGACTACCATTTGTACCCGGACCGGAGTTTGCCATCGACAATAGCCCACCAGATGTGTGCTTAATGACAAAGTTCTCGTCGTCAAACTTTTCGCCATAAATTGATTCTGTTCACGTTGCAACGAGTGAGAAGCACGAGTTAGTGAGAAAGCGCCCATGGAAATTTTCTGTGCTGCGCCGACAAGCAACTTACCACCACCTGTACCGTTTCCAGCAGTAAAGTCTGGAGAAAAGCGACCGATGCAAAAGAGGGTGAGGGACTCATTCAGCTTCACTTTTCACGTTTCGGAGAGCATGTATGCTACTCACCTCCTCCTTGGATCATAAAATCTTTAATGACGCGATGGAATGTTGACCCCTTGAAATACAGTGGCTTATCGGATTTTCCGACACCCTTTTCTCCCGTACACAAGCATCGGAAATTCTCGGACGTCTTGGGAGTAATATCTCTGTATAGTTGCATCACAACGCGACCAAGATCTTCTTCCCCTTGTTTAATCTGAAAGAAGACGTGCGGGTTATCTCCTTTGGCGTTGGGGATAAGCGGACCTTTCTTGTCATCGTAGAAATCGACTTTGTTGAAaaatcctccaaaggcaGCTTTTTCCTTCCTTTTGCTCTCCGCGACCGCTTCCTTCAGCTGAGTTAGTGCTTTGCGCACATCTTTGTTCACTGCGTCGATCTTGTAAGCAGCCATCAAATCTTCCTTAGCTTCCTTCAAGAGACCTAGCTTCATTCGCGCTAATCCACGGCGATACAATGCTTTTACATTTGACGCTAGTTCTGTGTCGATTTCCAAAACATTATTGCAGGAGCGAGTGGCCTCGGGCCAATCTTTCAACTTGATGTAACAAAAAGCCGCATTGGACCAACAACTCACATACAGAGGTCTTTCTTCGTCTGGGACGTCGTTTCCCGAGATACCTTCGTCTACGGCGTACGATGCCGCGTCTTCGTACAGTGCAACCGCATCCTTgaatttttgttgttgaaagAGCTCTGTTCCTTCCGTCTTGAGCTTATTGGCCACTTCCAATCTTTCCTGCGTACTCATTTCCCATTTTTCCTTGCGTTTTTCTTTGAGTCCGAGCAACTCGACTTCGAAGTTGAGCGTCGCCCCTCCGGGGATCTTGGGTGGTGAGCCCGAGTCGCCGTAGCCGTAGTCCGAGCGAATCTCTAGCATGGCCTTTTCGCCCACCTTCATGGACGCAAAGCCCTCGTCCCATCCCTTGATGACCTGTCCCTGTCCAATTGTAAAGTTGAAAGGTTTACCGCGATCCACGCTACTGTCGAACTTGGACCCGTCCGAGGTCAAGGTACCCGTGTAATGGGCCGTGACTTCGTAACCGTCGGGAGGCGGTCCCGTCGCACCGTCCGGTGCCTCCTGCAGGATCTTTTTCTTGACGCCTCCATCTTGAGCCTTGGAAACGTCAATCCACAtggcttcgtcttccgacaTGGTACGAAGGATCCCTCAGTTGTTTGGTATTGGTACTCTTGGCTTCGGCGGAAGCAGTTGGCGTGAGAAAGCAATGATCTTGTGAGAAATTGAGCATAGATCCGAGTGAGGTCTTTCCCCCATTCACTGCCACGCCTTTCGCGTAGTTCCTGTTCGTTGGAAGCTCCTCTTTGTATTGTACCGTAGGACCCGCACGTGCAACTCCAGATTCCAAGTGGAGCCTCGTCGGGGCCGTTGGTGTTATCAGAGCGAGCGAGCGGCGGACAAACGATAGATAATGTAGCTCTTATTCAAAACGGTCGGCGAACTAACCTAGTAACCCGGTGAGTTGGTAGGTACCGCTTGCACGGCTTGTCCCGGTCCACCTAACTGTGAAATCCCCATCCACTTTGGGAGTCGGCTCTTGTCTCTCGCGACGATGGACTCaacatttactgttagttggACTTGCGCGATTCCTCGACGGCACCAGAAAACTCTTACCAACAGACCCTGGTGCACCAGGAACGACTGCGAATACCTTGACGTGGTATTTCGAGGCGATGTTCCTCGGCGTgcattttccattccttgtTTCCGTCATGCTGGGGCGATTTTGCTTTGGCTTTCGAGTGACGAAAAGATGGGGCATTCGTACTGGTCCATTTTCTTCCGGAACCAAAGCTACCGTGAACCGGACGCCGTATACTGCTTCCCGAGTGCTACCGTTTCGTGGCCTTCGGTGTAGTCGAAAGCCCCTCTCGTCGCTCCTCCAATCGTCGAGTTCTAGTCAAGCAAGCGCTGAACTCGTACCCGACGAGCACGACCATTTTGCGGGAGAGCAAGCATCCCACGAGAAGCTCGCTCAACTCGGGATGGATCCCATTTTACAAGACCTCAATCCATCCCAGATCGAGGCCGTCACACAGCCCTTGTCCGCCATAACCCGTGTCGTAGCTGGACCGGGATCGGGTAAGACTCGAGTTTTGACGAGTCGCATTGCCTACTTGCTGCAACAAGATCCGACAGCGCGCATTCTGGGCGTCACCTTTACCCGCAAGGCGGCAGGGGAGATGCAGAATCGCTTGGAAAAGCTCCTGACGGAAACATCCGTAGCCAAAATGGGTGGGAGTAGTAGCGACCAGGGAGAGATTGGGGAAGAGATGGTTGGCGACATTGATCCCACTCCGGAAGGTCTGAACCGGGTCTCTCTAGGAACATTCCATTCGATCTGTGCCAAGATTTTGCGGTGGAATGGCGACTTACTCGCTGATCTACCGTCCGTGCAGGAGGTCATGGTCGGAAGTCCCAACGCCACCGTACTCGATGGCGGCTTTTCGATCGCGGATCAGGCCGAGCAGCTACGGATCTTGAAAGAATGCTTAAAAGAAAGAGAGTTGGACTTGAAACAAAGCGGACTGCGCGAGTTTGACGTACTGAACGCGATTGG from Phaeodactylum tricornutum CCAP 1055/1 chromosome 22, whole genome shotgun sequence includes the following:
- a CDS encoding predicted protein, with protein sequence MLTIQSFLIALACTSACFYTHVSAFAPLTLGRAPAFVLSAGGFEWEDPSEAFDQGVENPFKSEVLVGSDEKIKSSAGRLLGPRLNGSNVYFVGIMGSGKSAVGDILARRMGTYNFLDTDEIIERATGMTIPEIFKAEGEEGFRTVEAQVLDSVHPYVRCIISTGGGIVIKLENWSKLQTGLVVWLDCEPEVIMRRIEGTDRPLLQTDNPLQKLKDLLAEREDKYSQADIRIKVTEDMDTEHVADLAIRELHNFIDENPPAWKLAKSKAQAEGLDWVK
- a CDS encoding predicted protein, yielding MSEDEAMWIDVSKAQDGGVKKKILQEAPDGATGPPPDGYEVTAHYTGTLTSDGSKFDSSVDRGKPFNFTIGQGQVIKGWDEGFASMKVGEKAMLEIRSDYGYGDSGSPPKIPGGATLNFEVELLGLKEKRKEKWEMSTQERLEVANKLKTEGTELFQQQKFKDAVALYEDAASYAVDEGISGNDVPDEERPLYVSCWSNAAFCYIKLKDWPEATRSCNNVLEIDTELASNVKALYRRGLARMKLGLLKEAKEDLMAAYKIDAVNKDVRKALTQLKEAVAESKRKEKAAFGGFFNKVDFYDDKKGPLIPNAKGDNPHVFFQIKQGEEDLGRVVMQLYRDITPKTSENFRCLCTGEKGVGKSDKPLYFKGSTFHRVIKDFMIQGGDFTAGNGTGGESIYGEKFDDENFVIKHTSGGLLSMANSGPGTNGSQFFITCKETPHLDNKHVVFGHVVEGMEVIQKIENTPTGASDKPVTEVTIEDCGEMPADYRP